From Saccharomycodes ludwigii strain NBRC 1722 chromosome IV, whole genome shotgun sequence, one genomic window encodes:
- a CDS encoding uncharacterized protein (similar to Saccharomyces cerevisiae YCL012C | protein of unknown function): MYHQNYRLGINLTLIIIIPIIIVLHFVIKRIKNRTISSTDDSDVHNNDTILKKILYDMKELYTKLKLRINNGSIRLNDAFVDDLENGLSSANFDIISHNSSDNRRGLDEVNKLEIKRLMEEKNISFDEARLLYMNNRMSENSISDNGIPIDPKVVTFKSALKN; the protein is encoded by the coding sequence ATGTATCATCAGAATTACAGACTGGGTATAAATTTGACgctaattattataatccCGATAATTATAGTGCTACATTTTgtaattaaaagaattaaaaacagAACAATTAGTAGTACAGATGATTCTGACGTGCATAACAACGAcactattttaaaaaagatattatatGATATGAAAGAATTATACaccaaattaaaattaagaatTAATAACGGATCGATTAGATTGAATGACGCTTTTGTTGACGATTTAGAAAATGGATTGAGCAGTGCTAATTTCGATATCATTTCACATAACTCAAGTGACAATAGAAGAGGCTTAGATGAGGTCAATAAACTGGAAATCAAAAGATTaatggaagaaaaaaatatctcgTTCGATGAAGCTAGATTGTTATATATGAATAATAGGATGAGCGAAAATAGTATTTCTGATAATGGAATACCTATTGATCCAAAAGTTGTTACCTTTAAATCTGCATTGAAGAATTGA
- the LSB3 gene encoding Lsb3p (similar to Saccharomyces cerevisiae YHR016C | YSC84 | actin-binding protein (paralog of YFR024C-A | LSB3)), with translation MGINNPIPQSLKAETKKATKVLQSFVKPNQVFGADEVIPPHILRRAKGLAIITVFKAGFLFSGRAGSGIIISRLPDGEWSAPSAIALAGAGAGGMVGMELTDFVFILNTLEAVKTFSQFGSVTLGGNMSLAAGPLGRSAEAAATASTGSVASIFSYSKTKGLFAGVSLEGSVLVERREANRKVYGGNCTAKLILSGRVDPPMFADSLYRILDSKVFSYTDSDDNDDWEARSSLYDDIPSSFGSEDDNQSYYSRRAGGGRRRGGNNNSRYADDFDDVGFDNDFDDDGLRSPPNRRRGSGRRGGRSTYNDDFGYDDGDNDYDRRGGGSGRYNNDDGYDERFSRARKYRSPPQNDLNSRRRVGSPRGTGRYNDRDDDFFDDNDNPSGSGVNDYYRRARANSHSTRTRWEDDVYDTPAGGSSSSDNNRIQSNNDSAQPLASNPAKYEKEIGDSGLTLPKAVALYTFKGEQNGDLPFKKGDVITIIKKSDSQNDWWTGRVNGQEGIFPANYVELV, from the coding sequence aTGGGTATCAATAATCCAATTCCTCAATCATTAAAAGCAGAAACGAAAAAGGCAACAAAAGTATTACAAAGTTTTGTTAAGCCAAACCAAGTGTTCGGTGCAGATGAAGTCATTCCACCTCATATTTTAAGAAGAGCTAAAGGTTTAGCAATTATTACAGTTTTTAAGGCAGGCTTTTTGTTTAGTGGTCGTGCAGGTAGTGgtatcattattagtagaTTACCCGATGGTGAATGGAGTGCACCAAGCGCAATTGCTTTGGCTGGTGCAGGTGCTGGTGGTATGGTTGGGATGGAACTAACcgattttgtttttattttaaacacTCTTGAAGCcgttaaaactttttcccAATTTGGAAGTGTTACTTTAGGTGGTAATATGAGTCTTGCTGCTGGTCCCTTAGGTAGAAGTGCTGAAGCTGCTGCTACCGCTTCTACAGGCTCTGTAgcttcaattttttcatattctAAAACTAAAGGGTTGTTTGCAGGCGTCAGTCTAGAGGGTTCCGTTTTGGTTGAGAGAAGAGAGGCCAATAGGAAAGTTTATGGTGGAAATTGTACAGccaaattaattttaagtGGTCGTGTTGATCCCCCTATGTTTGCCGATTCTTTATATAGAATTTTGGACTCCAAAGTGTTTTCTTACACAGATTCAGATGATAACGATGATTGGGAGGCCAGGTCTAGTCTGTATGATGATATCCCATCTTCGTTCGGTTCAGAGGATGACAATCAATCTTATTATTCAAGAAGAGCGGGTGGGGGTAGAAGAAGAGGTGGgaataacaatagtagatATGCAGACGACTTTGATGATGTTGGGTTTGATAATGattttgatgatgatggaTTAAGGTCACCGCCaaatagaagaagaggCAGTGGTAGACGTGGTGGTAGAAGTACTtataatgatgattttgGATATGACGATGGTGACAATGATTATGATAGACGTGGTGGTGGTAGTGGTAGGTATAACAACGATGACGGTTATGACGAGAGATTTTCAAGAGCAAGAAAATACAGAAGCCCACCACAAAACGATCTCAACAGTAGAAGAAGAGTAGGATCGCCAAGAGGAACCGGAAGATATAATGATAGGgatgatgatttttttgatgataatgataatccTTCTGGGAGTGGAGtgaatgattattatagaAGGGCCAGAGCTAATTCGCATTCTACTAGGACACGTTGGGAAGATGATGTATATGACACACCTGCAGGTGGTAGCAGCAGCAGCGATAACAATAGGATACaaagtaataatgatagtGCACAGCCATTAGCATCCAATCCGGCCAAATACGAAAAAGAGATTGGTGATTCTGGCTTAACTTTACCTAAGGCTGTTGCTTTGTACACTTTTAAAGGTGAACAAAATGGAGATTTgccatttaaaaaaggtgatgttattaccattattaaaaaatcagaTTCTCAAAATGATTGGTGGACGGGTAGAGTCAATGGCCAAGAAGGTATTTTCCCAGCAAATTATGTTGAATTGGtttaa
- the PES4 gene encoding Pes4p (similar to Saccharomyces cerevisiae YFR023W | PES4 | Polymerase Epsilon Suppressor (paralog of YHR015W | MIP6)), which yields MISSLEENAGIVPNLALEHKAENTTTVKTNENFGSESGNNKTIDTKSENATSTTTTSINKDETVAAKLKKLVQKNEFILNNIPINLANSNPANTEVLTLKTHTQLENTKKIKDLSHEHPKQIPTTSTVYSAASSSTEFPFTEINNENTVINQNIQKSDEGIDVLKPKKKEQATQQQQADQSSVNDIKANTQETAFNSTAQAPKNIVALYIGDLDPRVTEKMLTETFSKYKSLTSAKLCVDSITKKSLGYGYINFSNENDAELAMDEFNYLPLCGKEVRIMPSLRNSFYRKNIGTNVFFSNLPLENQNLTSRIFYDTFKKYGSILSCKLDRRKNIGFVYYTDHESAKNLIADYNNKLFFGTNIKCGIHFDKEVRTSPEFETRKSNLDIETITKETLISENDKELEDNCNEEDGIKVPHPNAIFVKNLPLHVKKEDILDFFSEAGPVKSIYSCKVYKFSSSWAFITYKRGSDTKNAIKLLNNRMFKNKKVQVQKAEKINKKEMKENTEVDNYEPSNFKPNTYKTVIYLTNLSSTCNNDFLTFLCNQERIRIKNVAIRWYNKESCTYSGHISFNTKNDAIRFFSFMNKKLIGDSVVKVSWQPEKKTESLVEQIPDLVTSQSSVSSTCSSPLSLLSGPMSYKRIANDTTALTTPLADISETVAKYNNKTERKHSYYHNYKKFPNTSKNTGNINKNNDIVNNKDMCYHRNDDSNFRLAHTFYQLPKEANTLARKEILKILETEIKKGIDFLKYPAATQKQNLRCITEYIFEIYWRGNIEKLTAFILLLNNEPRNEIILYRQIEESINFLGFSYMT from the coding sequence atgatttctTCACTTGAAGAAAATGCCGGCATTGTTCCAAACTTAGCTTTGGAGCATAAAGCAGAAAACACTACAACTGTCAaaacaaatgaaaattttggaTCAGAATCTGGTAACAATAAAACCATAGATACTAAAAGTGAAAATGCAACTTCCACCACTACTACCtcaattaataaagatgAGACAGTCGCCgccaaattaaaaaagctcgtgcaaaaaaatgaatttatTCTAAATAATATTCCGATTAATTTGGCAAATTCTAATCCAGCTAATACCGAAGTATTAACCCTCAAAACACACACGCAACTTGAaaatacaaagaaaattaaagatcTTTCACATGAACATCCAAAACAAATTCCAACAACTTCAACAGTTTATTCTGCCGCTTCATCCTCAACCGAGTTTCCGTTTACtgaaattaataatgaaaacacTGTAATTAATCAAAACATACAAAAAAGCGATGAAGGAATTGATgttttaaaaccaaaaaaaaaagaacaagcaacacaacagcaacaagcTGATCAAAGTTCCGTCAATGATATCAAAGCTAATACCCAAGAAACTGCTTTCAACTCAACAGCCCAGGCTCCAAAGAACATTGTTGCCTTATATATTGGAGACTTGGACCCTCGAGTAACTGAAAAAATGTTAACAGAAAcattttctaaatataAATCTTTAACATCTGCGAAATTATGTGTTGATTCTATCACAAAGAAATCTCTAGGTTACggatatattaatttttcaaatgaaaatgatgcTGAATTGGCTATGGATGAGTTTAATTATTTACCACTTTGCGGGAAAGAGGTTAGAATTATGCCCTCTTTAAGGAACTCAttttatagaaaaaatattggaaccaatgtttttttttccaatttacCATTGGAAAACCAAAATTTAACAAGCAGGATATTTTATGATACATTCAAGAAATATGGCTCAATTTTAAGTTGTAAATTGGATAGacgaaaaaatattgggtttgtttattatacCGATCATGAAAGCGCCAAAAATCTGATTGCtgattataataacaaactATTTTTTGGAACCAATATTAAATGTGGTATCCATTTTGACAAAGAAGTTAGGACTTCACCTGAATTTGAAACAAGGAAGTCAAACTTGGATATAGAAACTATTACAAAGGAAACTTTGATTTCAGAAAACGACAAAGAGTTAGAGGATAATTGTAATGAAGAAGATGGTATAAAAGTTCCACATCCGAATgcaatttttgttaaaaatttaccGTTGCATGTTAAAAAGGAAGatattttagattttttcaGTGAGGCTGGCCCAGTTAAATCTATTTATTCATGCAAAGTATACAAATTCAGTTCCTCATGGGCCTTTATCACATACAAAAGAGGTTCGGATACCAAAAATGCCATCAAATTATTGAATAACAgaatgtttaaaaataaaaaagttcaAGTCCAAAAAgctgaaaaaattaataagaaAGAGATGAAGGAAAACACAGAAGTTGATAACTATGAACCCAGTAATTTTAAACCCAACACTTATAAAAccgttatttatttaaccAATTTGAGTAGTACCTGcaataatgattttttaacatttttatgCAACCAAGAGAGaattagaattaaaaatgtgGCTATCCGTTGGTACAATAAAGAGTCTTGTACCTATTCTGGACATATCTCAtttaatactaaaaatGACGCCATTAGATTTTTCAGTTTcatgaacaaaaaattgattgGTGATAGCGTTGTTAAAGTATCATGGCaaccagaaaaaaaaaccgaGTCATTGGTTGAACAAATTCCAGATTTGGTAACATCTCAATCTTCAGTTTCTTCGACATGTTCATCACCTTTATCATTGTTGAGTGGTCCAATGTCTTATAAAAGAATTGCAAATGATACTACTGCACTTACAACTCCATTAGCCGATATTTCGGAAACTGTTGctaaatataataacaaaacagAAAGAAAACACAGTTATTATCATAATTATAAGAAATTTCCAAATACTAGTAAAAATACTGGcaatattaacaaaaataatgatattgttaataataaagatatgtGCTACCATAGGAACGATGACAGTAACTTTAGATTGGCGCATACTTTTTATCAATTGCCTAAAGAAGCAAACACATTAGCTCGcaaagaaatattaaaaattctagaaacagaaataaaaaagggaaTTGATTTCTTGAAATACCCAGCAGCCACTCAAAAACAGAATTTAAGATGCATTACTGAATacatttttgaaatttacTGGAGGGgcaatattgaaaaattgacagcttttattttgttgctAAACAATGAACCAAGAAatgaaataatattatacaggcaaattgaagaaagtattaattttttaggATTCTCTTATATGACTTAG
- a CDS encoding uncharacterized protein (similar to Saccharomyces cerevisiae YMR145C | NDE1 | NADH Dehydrogenase External (paralog of YDL085W | NDE2)) translates to MILKRNLLSSVVDASKTVSILSSSSILLRNSSASLSLSKPLQINQFHRFNTSHLRHFHTSKITFNEPKPSIPKEKPTSSLKTIGTITKFFVLSSGVMVSVLGISLVAFFLYDATTYKEDSSSASISVPTLALNPNRGGPENLPVLDSTLDALDSELKGELSLNKPKLVILGSGWASVGLLKTLKPGDYDVTVISPTNYFLFTPLLPCAATGTLEVKSLMASIRKIVNDLSGHYLEAKAEKIEFEDKLVKVTSAYDESAQFYVPYDKLVVAVGCTSNTHGVQGLEYCSRLKTANDAIDIRKKIKANLEKSCLPTTTDEERRRLLSFVVCGGGPTGVEFAAEVFDLLNEDLPKSYPKLLRQEVSVHIIQSRSNILNTYDERIAEYATKRFINENIDVQINSRVEKILEDRVIFKKKNDKDGSVTLEEIPFGLCLWSTGVAQNPLAKNVTDSLPDHQKNRRAIETDSYLRVLGAPDVYAIGDCSTVKTDLADHAVDFVRNFIIKKHLHGISSDQISENDIKHLSLTYDEICEMGKELMKKQPQTREHLITLKDSLPQYDSASCGKLNFDQITSLLKNVEKQVTSLPATAQRAHQQGKYLGKKFNKLAKKLSLVENPNVTSFRSENPLKTDLDLATVGTTTLIFTDEEVYKPFRYVHLGSLAYIGNSAVFDLPGYSFVGGLVAMYLWRSIYFAQTVSIRTRVLLFMDWLKRGFFGRDILSE, encoded by the coding sequence atgattttaaaaaggaacCTATTATCGAGCGTAGTTGACGCCTCAAAAACTGTCTCAATATTGtcatcatcttcaattCTATTAAGAAATTCATCTGCTTCACTTTCGTTATCAAAACCTTTACAAATCAATCAATTTCACAGATTTAATACTAGCCATTTAAGACATTTCCATACCTCCAAAATTACTTTCAATGAACCAAAGCCATCCAttccaaaagaaaaacccACGTCCTCTCTTAAAACCATTGGCACAATAACAAagttttttgttctttccAGTGGGGTAATGGTTTCTGTGCTGGGTATTTCGCTAgttgcattttttttgtatgaTGCCACGACCTATAAGGAGGATTCGTCTTCCGCATCAATTAGTGTTCCAACGCTAGCCCTAAACCCAAACCGTGGTGGTCCGGAGAATTTGCCGGTTTTAGATTCTACCTTGGATGCTTTAGATTCTGAGCTAAAGGGCGAATTAAGCTTGAATAAGCCAAAGTTAGTCATTTTAGGATCGGGCTGGGCAAGTGTTGGTCTATTGAAAACATTGAAACCAGGCGATTATGACGTCACTGTTATTTCGCCAACAAATTATTTCCTCTTCACCCCCTTGCTGCCCTGCGCAGCCACTGGTACCTTAGAAGTTAAGTCTTTGATGGCTTCTATTCGTAAAATCGTTAATGACTTAAGCGGCCATTATTTGGAAGCTAAAGCTGAAAAAATTGAGTTTGAAGATAAATTGGTTAAAGTCACTTCTGCATATGATGAAAGCGCCCAATTTTATGTTCCATATGATAAGTTGGTTGTTGCAGTTGGTTGCACTTCAAATACACATGGTGTTCAAGGTTTGGAGTACTGTTCTCGTTTGAAAACAGCTAACGATGCAATTGacattagaaaaaaaattaaagccAACTTGGAAAAGTCTTGTTTACCAACTACCACCGATGAAGAACGTAGAAGATTACTAAGTTTTGTCGTTTGTGGTGGTGGTCCAACCGGTGTTGAGTTTGCTGCAGAAGTTTTTGACTTGCTAAATGAAGATTTGCCCAAATCGTATCCCAAATTATTGCGCCAGGAAGTATCTGTTCACATTATTCAGTCCAGATCCAACATTTTAAACACTTATGACGAAAGAATTGCAGAATACGCTactaaaagatttattaatgaaaatattgatgTTCAAATTAACTCACgtgttgaaaaaattttggaagATAGAGTTAttttcaagaaaaaaaacgatAAAGATGGATCTGTTACCCTTGAAGAAATTCCCTTTGGTTTGTGTTTATGGTCTACAGGTGTAGCACAGAACCCACTCGCTAAAAATGTTACTGACAGTTTGCCAGATCATCAAAAAAACAGGAGAGCCATTGAAACAGATTCTTATTTGAGGGTTTTGGGCGCTCCAGATGTTTATGCCATTGGCGACTGTTCTACTGTTAAAACAGATTTAGCCGATCATGCTGTTGATTTTGTCCGTAACTTTATTATCAAGAAACATTTACATGGCATTTCCAGCGATCAAATTAGTGAAAACGATATTAAACACTTGTCCTTGACTTATGACGAAATCTGTGAAATGGGCAAagaattaatgaaaaaacaGCCACAGACTAGAGAGCATTTAATCACTTTGAAGGATTCTTTGCCACAGTACGATTCTGCCAGTTGCGggaaattaaattttgatCAAATTACCTCCTTGTTAAAAAACGTGGAAAAACAAGTTACTTCATTACCGGCTACAGCTCAAAGAGCCCATCAACAAGGTAAATACTTGGGCAAGAAATTTAACAAGTTGgctaaaaaattaagcTTAGTGGAGAATCCAAACGTTACCTCATTTAGATCTGAAAATCCTCTCAAAACTGACTTAGATCTAGCTACTGTTGGTACCACTACTTTAATATTTACGGATGAAGAAGTTTATAAGCCATTTAGATATGTTCATCTAGGTTCCTTGGCTTATATTGGTAATTCTGCGGTTTTTGATTTACCGGGCTATTCGTTTGTTGGTGGATTAGTTGCTATGTATTTGTGGAGAAGTATTTACTTTGCTCAAACAGTTTCTATTAGAACAAGggtgttgttgtttatgGATTGGTTGAAAAGAGGGTTTTTTGGTAGGGACATATTGAGTGAATGA
- the ECO1 gene encoding Eco1p (similar to Saccharomyces cerevisiae YFR027W | ECO1 | Establishment of COhesion): MIKKGIQTKSTTSINNKHITKYKQAIFTNSLQIKLKSKGLAVKEDTHDLVHWQHCKTCGLVYNVDDPLDYLKHREYHDIQVNGLKWPNKCISKKITMTINDLHKHTPKFNRENDILNLLLSKKKQTEISTNKESKAWSSTHELPIHKRLGAGVLCNEKEFIIEINPKRQNEVNLALQVMKIVNEELNAPQDENNFWATLNSRNESTGKCFIYIRDNHAIGVITIEDLTRVEHKMKWMIYSNKQIIEHVNPTFKCGVSRIWVCQKYRRFGIASSLLNTALTNTLSDGKAPVNKYQLAWSQPSESGAKLAKSFNSLVHKKSGELLIPIYI; the protein is encoded by the coding sequence ATGATTAAAAAAGGCATTCAAACTAAAAGTACCACCAGTATAAACAACAAACATATTACTAAGTATAAACAAGCTATATTTACTAATTCATTACAGATAAAGCTTAAATCTAAAGGATTGGCTGTCAAAGAAGACACACATGATCTAGTGCACTGGCAACATTGTAAAACTTGTGGGTTAGTTTACAATGTGGATGATCCATTAGACTATTTGAAACACAGAGAATACCACGATATACAAGTAAATGGTTTAAAGTGGCCTAATAAATGtatatccaaaaaaataacaatgacCATAAATGATCTTCATAAACACACACCTAAGTTTAATAGagaaaatgatattttaaatcttttgttatccaaaaaaaaacaaaccgAAATATCTACTAACAAAGAATCTAAAGCTTGGAGTAGTACTCATGAATTACCCATTCATAAAAGATTAGGAGCTGGGGTATTGTGcaatgaaaaagaatttataATTGAAATAAACCCAAAACGTCAGAATGAAGTTAACTTGGCGCTACAAGTTATGAAAATAGTTAACGAAGAATTGAATGCTCCACAAGATGAAAACAACTTTTGGGCAACGCTAAATTCGAGGAACGAGTCTACAGGGaaatgttttatatatataagagATAACCATGCCATTGGTGTAATTACAATTGAAGACCTGACTCGAGTTGAGCATAAAATGAAATGGATGATTTACTCAAATAAACAGATTATAGAACATGTTAATCCGACATTTAAGTGTGGGGTATCGAGAATCTGGGTTTGTCAAAAGTATCGACGGTTCGGTATAGCATCCAGTTTATTAAACACAGCATTGACTAATACTTTGTCCGATGGTAAAGCCCCAGTAAATAAGTATCAATTAGCATGGAGCCAGCCAAGTGAAAGTGGTGCTAAACTGGCAAAGTCTTTCAATTCTTTGGTTCATAAAAAAAGCGgtgaattattaattcCGATATACATTTGA
- the CDC14 gene encoding phosphoprotein phosphatase CDC14 (similar to Saccharomyces cerevisiae YFR028C | CDC14 | Cell Division Cycle) — protein sequence MTKKIFLDNTIEFLKGRVYLGAYDYIPENTDDITFFTMEDELFYNSFHLDFGPFHIGHLYRFAVRLHDLLTRKENQGKAVVFYSSTSTRQRANAACLLCCYMILIQSWAPHQVLQPLAQVDPPFMPFRDAGYSNADFEVSIQNICYGCWRAKECGLVDLQKFDLDSYEYYERVENGDLNILTPNFIAFASPREDDSNIMSTRINRGFRKVLDAFHKTNVKLVVRLNSHLYNKQHFENIGIKHLDMIFEDGTCPDLSIVTNFIGCVETIINNFENSNSTNNKNGDEDELQPKIAIHCKAGLGRTGCLIGAYLIYKHGFTAEECIGFLRFIRPGMVVGPQQHWLYLNQQTFREWKYTMRLGLEPSDLIGGLYPLITLDEYRIQRKRLQHQSQIQSNTSNSLIINENKENTSAYDLSGILVPPETASPTRSLKHGVPLRSPGQPRKGHGSNTIEDINESPSSHRHHMNNSHHHHMNKNNNSHNISNDRTIEGNTDNDISMGNSRRNVTPIDENDMRRIYVAKQQQRKSMLINNTTRNVSGGSVRKTSGSKKF from the coding sequence ATGAccaagaaaatatttttagataACACCATAGAATTTCTAAAAGGAAGGGTTTATCTTGGTGCATACGACTACATACCGGAAAACACCGATGATATCACATTTTTCACAATGGAGGATGAATTGTTTTACAATAGTTTCCATTTAGATTTTGGTCCCTTCCATATTGGACATTTATACAGATTTGCAGTCAGATTGCATGACTTACTAACGAGAAAGGAAAACCAGGGCAAGgctgttgttttttattcatcCACCTCCACCAGGCAAAGAGCTAATGCAGCTTGCTTGCTATGTTGCTATATGATTTTAATTCAAAGCTGGGCACCACATCAAGTTTTGCAACCTTTGGCCCAAGTTGATCCACCGTTTATGCCATTTAGAGATGCCGGGTATTCCAATGCAGATTTCGAAGTTTCTATTCAAAACATATGCTATGGGTGCTGGCGTGCTAAAGAATGTGGGTTGGTTGATTTGCAAAAATTCGATTTGGATAGTTATGAGTACTACGAAAGGGTAGAAAATGGTGActtgaatattttaacaCCGAATTTCATAGCATTTGCATCTCCTAGAGAGGATGATTCTAACATAATGTCTACTAGGATTAATAGAGGCTTCCGCAAAGTTTTAGATGCGTTTCATAAAACCAATGTCAAGTTGGTGGTTAGATTGAATTCGCACTTGTACAATAAGCAGCATTTTGAGAATATTGGCATCAAGCATTTAGATATGATATTTGAGGATGGCACATGTCCAGATTTATCTATCGTTACTAATTTTATCGGATGTGTGGAGAcgattattaataattttgaaaatagtaacagtactaataataaaaacggtgatgaagatgaactACAACCGAAAATAGCCATTCATTGTAAAGCAGGGTTAGGTAGAACTGGTTGTTTAATTGGGGCatatttgatttataaACATGGTTTCACCGCTGAGGAATGTATAGGCTTTTTAAGATTTATTAGACCAGGGATGGTTGTTGGTCCACAACAGCATTGGTTGTATTTAAACCAACAAACATTTAGAGAATGGAAATATACAATGAGATTAGGTTTGGAGCCAAGTGATTTAATTGGTGGGTTGTATCCACTAATAACTTTAGATGAATACAGGattcaaagaaaaagactACAACATCAAAGCCAAATCCAAAGCAACACAAGTAATagtctaataataaatgaaaataaagaaaataccaGTGCATATGACCTAAGTGGTATTTTAGTTCCACCAGAAACTGCATCACCAACAAGAAGTTTGAAACACGGGGTTCCATTACGCTCGCCTGGCCAGCCGAGAAAGGGACATGGCTCAAATACTATTGAAGATATCAATGAATCGCCATCATCTCATCGCCATCATATGAACAACagtcatcatcatcatatgaacaaaaacaataatagtcaTAATATTAGCAATGATAGAACAATAGAGGGTAATACTGATAATGACATAAGCATGGGTAATAGCAGAAGAAATGTCACACCAATAGATGAGAATGATATGAGACGTATATATGTTGctaaacaacaacaacggaAATCAAtgttaattaataatacaacaCGAAATGTCAGTGGAGGAAGTGTAAGGAAAACATCAGGCAGcaagaaattttaa
- a CDS encoding uncharacterized protein (similar to Saccharomyces cerevisiae YIL103W | DPH1 | DiPHthamide biosynthesis), with protein MFHKEKYKTSTPTLKLQSTPNLAQSNPSTAKPKIKCYKTIILGPQKSGKSVFLSKLSNGFFEEVHYPTNSERFSTFNIDLPINGYDCYNSNNNSLGEATDKVTLHNDNSLIYFEILDTHGISMGEYKEHLCLRSNASNITNSILPGRYNIILDYEFWRQQQFLGCFVMFNVNNVDELKLTYEYILPTLLDSGVDSNKLDSSSKLCCVVISNNNNHRCEYFDQEQLELCKELLIRIKGFLTKFAYCDYVELNVKDDDVTKLQMPLIRLGEIIERRKGFTRKISSSNDTIQIHRNECIIQ; from the coding sequence ATGTTTCATaaggaaaaatataagACTAGCACACCAACTCTTAAACTTCAAAGCACCCCCAACTTGGCACAGTCCAATCCTTCAACAGCAAAACCAAAGATAAAATGTTATAAAACTATTATATTGGGTCCACAGAAATCGGGGAAAAGTGTCTTTTTATCTAAACTATCGAACGGCTTTTTCGAAGAGGTTCATTATCCTACAAATTCTGAGAGATTTAGTACATTTAACATAGATTTGCCAATAAATGGCTACGATTGTTATAACTCCAACAATAATTCTCTTGGAGAAGCAACGGATAAAGTTACATTGCATAATGATAACAGTTTGATTTATTTCGAAATATTAGATACACACGGTATTTCAATGGGTGAATATAAAGAACATTTATGTCTTAGAAGTAATGCAAGTAATATTACCAATTCCATTTTGCCTGGACGTTACAATATAATACTAGATTACGAATTCTGGCGGCAGCAACAATTTTTAGGTTGCTTTGTTATGTTTAATGTTAATAACGTGGATGAACTTAAATTAACCTACGAATACATTTTACCTACATTGCTTGATTCTGGCGTTGATAGTAATAAGCTTGACAGTTCAAGCAAGCTATGCTGTGTTGTCataagtaataataacaaccaTAGATGTGAGTATTTTGATCAAGAACAGCTAGAATTATGTAAGGAATTGCTTATTAGAATCAAGGGATTTCTTACTAAATTTGCTTATTGTGATTATGTTGAATTAAATGTcaaagatgatgatgtaACCAAATTGCAGATGCCTCTAATTCGCTTAGGTGAAATAatagaaagaagaaaaggtTTTACTAGAAAAATAAGTAGTAGCAATGATACGATACAAATCCATCGAAATGAATGTATTATTCAGTAA